One window of the Wenzhouxiangella sp. XN24 genome contains the following:
- a CDS encoding DUF2442 domain-containing protein, translating to MVEVTQVSPHGVWLLVRGEELFMPFDDFPWFRGASADAVSRIEEPVAGHLYWPDLDVDLGLETIRHPERFPLKSDA from the coding sequence ATGGTTGAGGTGACCCAGGTCTCGCCGCACGGCGTCTGGCTGCTGGTGCGCGGCGAAGAGCTGTTCATGCCCTTCGATGACTTTCCGTGGTTCCGGGGGGCGTCGGCGGATGCGGTGTCACGTATCGAGGAGCCTGTGGCGGGGCACCTCTACTGGCCGGACCTGGATGTCGATCTCGGCCTGGAGACCATCCGGCACCCCGAGCGCTTCCCGCTCAAGAGCGATGCCTAA
- a CDS encoding Arc family DNA-binding protein — MSTSITLKNIPEPLYRRIRMAADRHHRSLNSEIIARLEQALAPHPVDVEESLQQARRLRERYTGPPLTLDDIEAAIDQGRR, encoded by the coding sequence ATGAGCACGTCCATCACTTTGAAGAATATCCCCGAACCCCTGTACCGGCGAATCCGGATGGCCGCCGACCGGCATCACCGCAGCCTCAACAGCGAGATCATTGCCCGGCTGGAGCAGGCGCTGGCGCCCCATCCCGTAGACGTCGAGGAATCGCTGCAACAGGCGCGTCGCCTGCGGGAGCGCTACACGGGCCCGCCGCTGACGCTCGATGACATCGAGGCGGCGATCGACCAGGGGCGGCGGTGA
- a CDS encoding YciI family protein: MKAIRPAALAALLLLGGGALAQDAAAPMSPTFDEALADALGADEYGMRQYVLVILKTGPTPVPAGAARDEMFRGHFANMKRLAAEGKLALAGPLDGVDGWRGLFILAVDDLEEAATLVATDPVIIHGEMIAEYHAYYGSAALMLVNETHEKVARKGF; encoded by the coding sequence ATGAAAGCAATCCGACCCGCGGCCCTCGCCGCATTGCTGCTGCTGGGCGGCGGTGCCCTCGCCCAGGATGCTGCCGCCCCGATGAGCCCGACCTTCGACGAGGCGCTCGCCGACGCGCTCGGCGCGGATGAGTACGGCATGCGCCAGTACGTGCTAGTGATCCTGAAGACCGGCCCAACGCCGGTGCCCGCCGGCGCGGCGCGCGACGAGATGTTCCGCGGCCACTTCGCCAACATGAAGCGGCTCGCGGCGGAAGGGAAGTTAGCTTTAGCAGGCCCGCTCGACGGCGTGGACGGCTGGCGCGGCCTGTTCATCCTGGCGGTCGACGACCTGGAAGAGGCCGCGACGCTCGTCGCCACCGACCCGGTCATCATCCACGGCGAGATGATCGCCGAGTACCACGCCTACTACGGCTCGGCGGCCCTGATGCTCGTCAACGAGACCCACGAGAAGGTGGCGCGGAAGGGGTTTTAG
- a CDS encoding HNH endonuclease signature motif containing protein, with protein sequence MLHEDIRKLNPEGFARQSRAAELEGEIALLAAQINAATFRLIEMLREFDELSGWNGWPTAAHWLHWRCGYSLGAARERFRVARALPELPLIREAFRAGHLSFAQVRAISRIATPENEATLLMWAQHSTASQMERFARLYRRYGENAAAMGQHRDRSFSSWEEDDGMVSFRIRLPAEQAAVVLQAVEAAKASLEGHDREDDITPESLPSPWEDPPAHPDENVSAETRHARRADALVRVAESYLEPDGRPRSLAEKYQVHVHLDFRRDADGPVADPDAPALAEETIRRLGCEAGLVPVLHDGEEILSVGRKTRAVPPSIRRALRLRDRGCRFPGCTHTRHVDAHHVRHWADGGETKLSNLVELCSGHHRLLHEGGYGLRVTDDGALVFTRPDGERIPEVPRPLVLTGDPQAVCAAGQHRNDVSAETSGPGVSAETFRHHWDGKPPDYGAMVRLLDERAGSGG encoded by the coding sequence ATGCTCCACGAGGACATCCGCAAACTGAACCCCGAGGGCTTCGCCCGCCAGTCCCGCGCGGCCGAGCTCGAGGGCGAGATCGCGTTGCTGGCCGCCCAGATCAACGCCGCCACTTTCCGGCTCATCGAGATGCTGCGGGAGTTCGACGAGCTCAGCGGCTGGAACGGCTGGCCGACGGCGGCGCACTGGCTGCACTGGCGCTGCGGCTATTCGCTCGGCGCCGCGCGGGAACGGTTCCGCGTCGCGCGCGCATTGCCCGAGCTGCCACTCATCCGCGAGGCCTTCCGCGCCGGGCATCTCTCCTTCGCCCAGGTGCGCGCGATCAGCCGCATCGCGACGCCGGAGAACGAGGCGACCCTGCTCATGTGGGCGCAGCATTCCACGGCCTCGCAGATGGAACGGTTCGCCCGCCTGTATCGCCGTTACGGCGAGAACGCCGCGGCCATGGGCCAGCACCGTGACCGCTCCTTCTCTTCGTGGGAGGAGGATGACGGCATGGTGTCGTTTCGCATTCGCCTGCCGGCCGAGCAGGCGGCGGTGGTGTTGCAGGCCGTCGAGGCGGCGAAGGCGTCGCTCGAGGGCCACGACCGGGAAGACGACATCACCCCGGAATCGCTGCCCTCGCCCTGGGAGGATCCACCCGCCCATCCCGACGAGAACGTTTCCGCGGAAACGCGGCACGCGCGCCGGGCCGACGCGCTGGTGCGTGTCGCGGAGTCGTACCTCGAGCCCGACGGCCGGCCGCGCTCGCTGGCGGAGAAGTACCAGGTGCATGTGCACCTCGATTTCAGGCGCGATGCGGACGGGCCGGTGGCGGATCCGGACGCACCGGCCCTGGCCGAGGAGACCATCCGCCGGCTGGGTTGCGAGGCCGGGCTGGTGCCGGTGCTGCACGACGGCGAGGAGATCCTGTCCGTGGGGCGCAAGACGCGGGCCGTGCCGCCGTCGATCCGGCGGGCGTTACGCCTGCGCGACCGCGGCTGCCGCTTCCCGGGCTGCACGCACACCCGCCACGTGGACGCGCATCACGTGCGCCACTGGGCCGACGGCGGCGAGACGAAGCTGTCCAACCTGGTGGAACTCTGCAGTGGGCATCACCGGCTGTTGCACGAGGGCGGCTACGGGCTGCGCGTCACCGACGACGGCGCGCTGGTGTTCACGCGTCCGGACGGCGAGCGCATTCCCGAGGTGCCGCGGCCGCTGGTGCTGACGGGCGATCCGCAGGCGGTGTGCGCCGCCGGCCAGCATCGCAACGACGTTTCCGCGGAAACGTCTGGACCCGGCGTTTCCGCGGAAACGTTTCGCCACCATTGGGACGGCAAGCCGCCGGATTACGGGGCCATGGTGCGGTTGCTGGACGAGCGTGCCGGGTCGGGCGGGTGA
- a CDS encoding transcriptional regulator — MKPSVINVGIISRDDYVRRTVAIARGEHKPGSSEPKVWFESLRSMAEALSPDNQELLRLIAAENPQSLAELEQLSGRKKSNLSRTLKMLEGYGIVSLDRKNHRLIPKVHATDFRVEFGVNVGNWRP, encoded by the coding sequence ATGAAGCCCAGCGTCATCAATGTCGGCATCATCTCGCGCGACGACTACGTCCGGCGCACGGTTGCGATCGCCCGCGGAGAGCACAAGCCCGGTTCGAGCGAGCCAAAGGTATGGTTCGAGTCCCTGCGGTCCATGGCAGAGGCCCTGAGCCCAGACAACCAGGAACTGCTGCGCCTGATCGCCGCAGAGAACCCGCAATCCCTTGCCGAGCTGGAGCAGCTCTCGGGTCGCAAAAAGAGCAATCTCTCCCGGACGCTCAAGATGCTCGAGGGTTACGGCATCGTCTCGCTCGACCGGAAGAACCATAGGCTCATCCCCAAGGTCCACGCCACGGACTTCAGGGTGGAGTTCGGGGTCAACGTAGGCAATTGGAGGCCATGA
- a CDS encoding addiction module protein — protein sequence MSKLRSDALSLPEADRAELARTLVKSLDSPADPDAGEAWEREIARRLAEIDAGTAKLLDRSEFNRLMQARIPAGPRG from the coding sequence TTGAGCAAGTTACGTTCCGATGCGCTTTCGCTTCCTGAGGCGGATCGCGCTGAACTTGCGCGCACCTTGGTCAAGAGCCTGGATTCGCCGGCCGATCCCGATGCAGGCGAGGCTTGGGAGCGGGAGATCGCACGCCGCCTCGCCGAGATCGACGCGGGTACGGCGAAGCTGTTGGATCGCAGTGAGTTCAACAGGCTAATGCAGGCGCGTATTCCGGCGGGGCCAAGAGGCTGA
- a CDS encoding helix-turn-helix transcriptional regulator, producing MPRKFRPQGTDNVLADLGFEDAEELSAKAALAVKLNDLIQRRGLSQTEAARITGMTQPKISQVRRYKLQNISLERLMQALVSLDQEVEIVVRRASRSRAAGITVAA from the coding sequence ATGCCACGCAAATTCCGTCCGCAGGGCACCGACAACGTGCTTGCAGACCTCGGGTTCGAAGATGCGGAAGAGCTGTCGGCGAAGGCCGCGCTCGCGGTCAAGCTGAACGACCTGATCCAGCGGCGCGGCCTGAGCCAGACGGAGGCCGCCCGAATCACCGGCATGACGCAGCCGAAGATCTCCCAGGTCAGGCGCTACAAGCTGCAGAACATCTCGCTGGAACGCCTGATGCAGGCACTGGTGTCGCTCGACCAGGAGGTGGAGATCGTGGTGCGTCGGGCATCGCGCTCGCGTGCAGCGGGAATCACGGTTGCCGCTTAG
- a CDS encoding DUF427 domain-containing protein, translating into MTTLPAEESAWEYPRPPRIERIDWPLKVEDGGMILAATTDGLRVLETSHPPCYYFPPGDVDFSRLEPSATRTFCEWKGWARYWHLRTEAGLVEDVCWAYPEPTDERIRDHVSFYAGRVEACYVAGERVQPQDGDFYGGWITSWVKGPFKGGPGTRGW; encoded by the coding sequence ATGACAACCCTGCCCGCCGAAGAATCCGCCTGGGAGTACCCGCGTCCGCCGCGGATCGAGCGAATCGACTGGCCGCTCAAGGTCGAAGATGGAGGCATGATCCTGGCCGCCACCACTGACGGACTGCGGGTGCTCGAGACCTCCCATCCGCCGTGCTATTACTTCCCGCCGGGGGACGTCGACTTTTCCCGGCTCGAGCCCAGCGCCACGCGCACCTTCTGCGAGTGGAAAGGATGGGCGCGCTACTGGCACCTGCGCACCGAGGCCGGGCTCGTCGAAGACGTCTGCTGGGCGTATCCGGAGCCGACCGACGAGCGCATCCGCGATCACGTGTCCTTCTACGCCGGCCGGGTCGAGGCCTGCTACGTGGCCGGCGAACGCGTGCAGCCCCAGGACGGCGACTTCTACGGCGGCTGGATCACCTCCTGGGTGAAGGGGCCGTTCAAGGGCGGGCCCGGCACCCGTGGCTGGTAG
- a CDS encoding DUF2867 domain-containing protein gives MTTPKIAVVLGASGYMGSNLAPALSEAGWHVRAVARNKAVLEAREWPGVECWSADVLEPETLAPVLEGADVVYYLVHMMWTGGDFVPVERRAAENARKACEAAGVRRIVYLGGIMPKEKRSRHMEGRMVVGDALREGPIQVIELQAAMIVGPGSAAFEVIRDLVNHLPFMITPKWVRRRSTPIALENVLTYTIAAADLPFEGDRILEIAGPEVLTYQEIMDIYGEFVGKKPLVLPVPVLTPRLSSYWLYFVTSVPPTTAMSLVEGMAHDYVGEDAEMRKLVPQHLLTLRESIAVTLEAEKTRQTPARWVEGSIACRDWNPQYSFYAKKFCGQQETTASRESLFKVLQQFGRDGDFFSYRPLWWLRRAFDWLIGGPSFRTGRRDPETLRMGDVVDGWRVLGIKPNERLTLSMLMRAPGSGLQEFNIREKGDRRVVELCSYWHPAGFWGLSYWYGHLPLYSPLVNGAVAEIARRAEALEEAERAAATN, from the coding sequence ATGACGACGCCGAAGATCGCCGTGGTGCTCGGCGCGAGCGGCTACATGGGCTCCAACCTGGCGCCGGCCTTGAGCGAGGCCGGCTGGCACGTGCGCGCGGTGGCGCGAAACAAGGCCGTGCTCGAAGCCCGCGAGTGGCCGGGCGTCGAATGCTGGTCGGCGGACGTCCTCGAGCCCGAGACGCTCGCGCCGGTGCTCGAGGGCGCGGACGTCGTCTACTACCTCGTGCACATGATGTGGACCGGCGGCGATTTCGTCCCGGTCGAGCGCCGCGCCGCCGAGAACGCGCGCAAGGCCTGCGAGGCCGCAGGCGTGCGCCGCATCGTCTACCTCGGCGGCATCATGCCGAAGGAAAAGCGGTCGCGGCACATGGAGGGCCGGATGGTCGTCGGCGATGCGCTTCGCGAAGGCCCGATCCAGGTGATCGAGCTGCAGGCGGCGATGATCGTCGGACCCGGCTCGGCGGCCTTCGAAGTCATCCGCGACCTCGTCAACCACCTGCCCTTCATGATCACCCCGAAGTGGGTGCGCCGCCGCTCCACGCCGATCGCGCTCGAGAACGTGCTCACCTACACGATCGCGGCCGCGGACCTGCCCTTCGAAGGCGACCGCATCCTGGAGATCGCCGGGCCCGAAGTCCTCACCTACCAGGAGATCATGGACATCTACGGCGAGTTCGTGGGCAAGAAGCCGCTCGTGCTTCCCGTGCCCGTGCTCACGCCGAGACTCTCCAGCTACTGGCTGTATTTCGTCACCTCCGTGCCGCCGACCACCGCCATGTCGCTGGTCGAGGGCATGGCGCACGACTACGTCGGCGAAGACGCGGAGATGCGCAAGCTCGTGCCGCAGCACCTGCTCACCCTGCGCGAATCCATCGCCGTCACGCTGGAGGCGGAGAAGACCCGCCAGACGCCCGCGCGCTGGGTCGAGGGCTCCATCGCCTGCCGCGACTGGAACCCGCAGTACTCCTTCTATGCCAAGAAGTTCTGCGGCCAGCAGGAAACCACCGCGTCGCGCGAGTCGCTGTTCAAGGTGCTGCAGCAATTCGGCCGCGACGGCGATTTCTTTTCGTACCGCCCGCTGTGGTGGCTGCGCCGCGCCTTCGACTGGCTGATCGGCGGCCCGAGCTTCCGCACCGGGCGGCGCGATCCCGAGACCCTGCGCATGGGCGACGTGGTGGACGGCTGGCGCGTCCTCGGCATCAAGCCGAACGAGCGGTTGACGCTGTCGATGCTGATGCGCGCGCCCGGCTCGGGCCTGCAGGAGTTCAACATCCGCGAGAAAGGCGACCGGCGCGTGGTGGAGCTCTGTTCCTACTGGCACCCCGCCGGGTTCTGGGGCCTGTCGTACTGGTACGGCCACCTGCCGCTGTACAGCCCGCTGGTCAACGGCGCCGTGGCGGAGATCGCGCGGCGGGCGGAAGCGCTGGAGGAGGCCGAGCGAGCGGCGGCTACGAACTAG
- a CDS encoding ATP-binding protein encodes MDLDKTKSNAGIHKNFLIERFGERERHILRRLSGWWYLTNSGEEVVLGANARMNFFLMKPTTSFAEGFNLDREIICVFSDYENFEPRTLDAMDSAARTYQNLRVESICRIVVSGDPDVEEKIKDLLKNDPESPIVIPFTYDELDGCDEDFIKNRFRKFFYTRDLFGFLSPLKKDLYFFGRSDLILEQINRHASGEHSGLFGLRKSGKTSVIYAIERRLKSIGSYFVSLDCESPSVHQLRWNELLHRVALLYHRARESKIKAPSVEQYDEKNCADQFWKDMHRIYESKKSSSTMFIFDEIERISPGTGSSVHWRDGDDFVYFWQTMRAFYQRNPQVFTYLLVGTNPKCVESPVLNGHENPLFASVPDSYVPPFDVSKVREMVRKLGRYMGLKFDEQIYTALCDDFGGHPFLIRQFCSELNRQCRGDRPITVRKPLYLAVKKDAQIKIAEYLEMILAVLRDNFADEYDLLRILAADDFEGFNEFANNNPSAVRHLIGYGVILKDQSRYAFNIESIKAHVSNKHKYDRVNLSLEDMRTEISVRRNDLETSLRDLAYKVFVLSLGKSKVKDAVLSSIPSSRREKLSGYTAEALLDAEHSPLFLLDIIELINRNWEMFEKVFEGRKDKVMNALRDINESGRPDCHAKGVTSDDFTQLRLHFRFLESQLSGW; translated from the coding sequence ATGGACCTCGACAAAACGAAGTCAAATGCAGGCATTCACAAAAATTTTCTAATCGAGCGCTTCGGCGAGCGAGAAAGGCACATCCTGAGAAGGCTATCCGGGTGGTGGTACCTTACGAACAGCGGGGAGGAGGTAGTACTGGGGGCGAATGCCAGAATGAATTTTTTCTTGATGAAGCCCACGACCTCATTCGCCGAAGGCTTCAATCTGGACCGAGAAATAATTTGTGTTTTTTCTGATTATGAGAATTTCGAACCAAGAACCTTGGACGCAATGGATAGTGCGGCTCGGACATATCAGAACTTACGGGTGGAATCGATTTGCCGAATAGTTGTGAGTGGTGATCCGGACGTCGAGGAGAAGATTAAGGACCTTCTTAAAAATGACCCCGAAAGCCCTATTGTTATCCCGTTTACTTACGACGAACTTGATGGATGCGATGAAGATTTCATAAAGAACAGATTCCGGAAGTTTTTCTACACTCGCGATCTTTTCGGCTTCCTATCCCCTCTGAAGAAAGACCTCTACTTTTTTGGTCGTTCCGATTTAATCCTGGAACAAATAAATCGCCACGCCAGCGGCGAGCACTCCGGTCTGTTTGGCTTAAGGAAGAGTGGAAAGACATCAGTTATTTATGCCATCGAGCGGCGATTGAAGTCTATAGGCTCCTATTTCGTCTCTTTGGACTGCGAAAGTCCATCCGTGCACCAGTTGCGGTGGAATGAACTACTGCATCGGGTTGCTTTGCTGTATCACCGAGCTAGGGAGTCCAAGATCAAGGCTCCTAGCGTGGAACAGTACGACGAGAAGAACTGCGCAGATCAATTCTGGAAGGATATGCATAGGATCTACGAATCGAAAAAGTCGTCGTCCACGATGTTTATTTTTGACGAAATTGAGCGTATCTCGCCCGGTACGGGCTCATCAGTTCACTGGCGCGATGGGGATGACTTTGTATACTTCTGGCAAACGATGCGTGCGTTTTATCAGCGGAATCCACAAGTATTTACATACTTGCTCGTCGGCACAAATCCAAAATGCGTTGAAAGCCCAGTTCTTAATGGCCACGAGAACCCCCTTTTTGCATCAGTCCCCGACTCTTATGTGCCTCCGTTTGACGTGTCGAAAGTTCGCGAGATGGTTCGTAAACTCGGTCGATACATGGGACTCAAGTTTGACGAACAGATTTATACGGCACTTTGCGACGATTTTGGCGGTCACCCATTCCTTATCCGTCAGTTCTGTAGCGAATTGAATCGCCAATGTAGGGGTGACAGGCCGATCACTGTAAGAAAGCCTCTCTATCTTGCGGTTAAGAAGGATGCGCAAATTAAGATCGCGGAATATCTTGAGATGATTTTGGCGGTCTTGCGCGACAATTTCGCGGATGAATATGACTTATTGCGAATATTGGCGGCCGATGATTTCGAAGGCTTCAATGAATTTGCTAACAATAATCCGAGTGCGGTAAGGCATTTGATTGGCTATGGAGTGATACTGAAAGATCAAAGTCGCTACGCCTTTAACATCGAGTCGATCAAAGCGCATGTCTCGAATAAGCATAAGTATGACCGGGTCAACCTCTCCTTAGAGGATATGCGTACCGAGATTTCAGTGCGTCGTAACGATCTCGAAACAAGCTTGCGGGACTTGGCTTACAAAGTTTTTGTTTTGAGTCTGGGCAAGTCGAAAGTAAAGGATGCGGTGCTTTCTTCGATACCCAGTTCGCGTAGGGAGAAGTTATCAGGCTATACCGCCGAGGCGTTATTGGATGCGGAACATAGTCCTCTGTTTCTTTTAGACATCATCGAATTAATTAATAGAAATTGGGAGATGTTTGAGAAGGTTTTCGAAGGGAGAAAGGACAAGGTTATGAATGCTCTGCGAGATATTAACGAAAGTGGTCGCCCGGATTGCCATGCAAAGGGTGTAACCAGCGACGACTTTACACAATTGCGACTCCATTTTCGTTTCCTCGAGAGTCAATTATCGGGATGGTAA
- a CDS encoding type II toxin-antitoxin system VapC family toxin, with translation MIVVDTNVIAYLLLPGDRTKAAEALHRRDAEWAAPLLWRSEFRNVLATLIRLGRIELPIAQAIQEQAERLLAPLEFAVDSESVLALAASSGCSAYDCEFVALADYLDVPLVSADRKLKAKFGKRVRPLS, from the coding sequence GTGATCGTCGTCGACACCAACGTGATTGCTTATCTCCTCTTGCCGGGTGACCGCACGAAGGCGGCGGAGGCTTTGCATCGCCGGGACGCGGAGTGGGCGGCGCCGCTGTTGTGGCGCAGCGAGTTTCGTAACGTGCTTGCGACGCTCATTCGCCTGGGGCGCATCGAACTGCCGATTGCCCAGGCCATCCAGGAACAAGCCGAACGGCTGCTGGCGCCACTGGAGTTCGCGGTGGATTCCGAATCGGTGCTCGCATTGGCCGCGAGCTCGGGTTGCTCGGCCTACGATTGCGAATTTGTCGCGCTGGCGGACTACCTGGATGTGCCTCTCGTCAGCGCCGACCGGAAGCTCAAGGCAAAGTTTGGCAAGCGGGTAAGACCGCTGTCGTGA
- a CDS encoding HD domain-containing protein, giving the protein MLTTKIQAAFAYAADAHAGHCRKGTQIPYLSHLMGVASLVMEAAADGDGEIPEDFEDLVIAGLLHDVVEDCGGPPRLRDVRARFGDRVGDIVEHCTDAMPEPGEQKAPWAERKQAYLATLEHKDDYRALLVTAADKLHNTRAILTDLRTCQRDGRPQAEFWLRFVADKPDADLERRVPEILW; this is encoded by the coding sequence ATGCTGACGACCAAGATCCAGGCCGCGTTCGCCTACGCGGCCGACGCCCACGCCGGCCACTGCCGCAAGGGCACGCAGATTCCCTATCTCTCACACCTGATGGGCGTGGCCAGCCTCGTCATGGAGGCGGCGGCCGACGGCGACGGCGAGATCCCCGAGGACTTCGAGGACCTGGTCATCGCCGGCCTGCTGCACGACGTGGTCGAGGACTGCGGCGGTCCGCCACGACTCCGCGACGTGCGGGCGCGCTTCGGCGACCGTGTCGGCGACATCGTCGAGCACTGCACCGACGCGATGCCGGAGCCGGGCGAGCAGAAGGCGCCCTGGGCCGAGCGCAAGCAGGCCTATCTCGCGACGCTCGAGCACAAGGACGACTATCGCGCGCTGCTGGTCACCGCCGCCGACAAGCTGCACAACACCCGCGCGATCCTCACCGACCTCAGGACCTGCCAGCGCGACGGCCGGCCGCAGGCGGAGTTCTGGCTCCGCTTCGTGGCCGACAAGCCGGATGCGGATCTCGAGCGCCGCGTGCCGGAGATCCTCTGGTAA
- a CDS encoding DUF6557 family protein has product MTTLAELTSATRWTEIKAALAWLYPDERPRLDEYRRVLRELRTLRPEASSMRIAIECAPRLEPDEEPALEVIGRNGACNRDLEEFAHWDERARAEHGAEQTRWSLSFHPWHAWLGMTIEPATLDAHSPAHVVAHCLYDMTFHGFCEASVQDTHQELLRRVAEVDAMSEEEKAEKLIPFEQVMAELRKGMED; this is encoded by the coding sequence ATGACGACACTCGCAGAACTGACATCCGCCACCAGGTGGACGGAAATCAAGGCCGCGCTGGCGTGGCTTTACCCCGACGAACGCCCGCGACTGGATGAATATCGTCGTGTCCTGCGGGAGCTTCGCACGTTGCGGCCTGAAGCAAGTTCCATGCGGATCGCGATCGAGTGCGCACCACGCCTGGAACCTGACGAGGAACCGGCCCTCGAGGTGATCGGGCGAAATGGCGCGTGCAACCGCGACCTGGAGGAGTTCGCCCACTGGGACGAGCGCGCCCGAGCCGAGCACGGCGCCGAGCAGACCAGATGGTCCCTGTCGTTTCACCCCTGGCACGCGTGGCTTGGCATGACCATCGAGCCGGCCACCCTCGACGCTCATTCGCCGGCACATGTGGTAGCGCACTGCCTGTACGACATGACGTTTCACGGCTTCTGCGAGGCGAGCGTCCAGGACACCCACCAGGAGTTGCTCCGCAGGGTCGCGGAGGTTGACGCCATGTCGGAGGAAGAGAAGGCCGAGAAACTTATCCCGTTCGAACAGGTCATGGCGGAACTTCGAAAAGGGATGGAGGACTGA
- a CDS encoding sigma-70 family RNA polymerase sigma factor translates to MDSLQDGHAAIERAYVDHHGWLSGWLQSRLGCPDVAADLTQDTFLRVIARREELRRAPLRQPRAFLRVIAGGLLVDHLRRRDLERAFLAALATQPDAEAMSAEEREILLETLDRMDLLLDRLSTPVRKAFLMSQLDGLRYACIARQMGVSERTVKRYMQQAYRQCLAALL, encoded by the coding sequence GTGGACTCCCTGCAAGACGGACATGCTGCCATCGAGCGGGCCTATGTCGATCACCATGGCTGGCTGAGCGGCTGGTTGCAGTCGCGTCTCGGCTGTCCGGACGTGGCCGCCGATCTCACCCAGGACACCTTCCTGCGCGTCATCGCGCGCCGCGAGGAGCTGCGCCGGGCGCCGCTGCGCCAGCCGCGGGCTTTCCTGCGGGTGATCGCCGGCGGGCTCCTGGTGGATCACCTGCGCCGGCGTGACCTGGAGCGTGCTTTTCTCGCCGCGCTCGCCACGCAGCCGGACGCCGAAGCGATGTCGGCCGAGGAGCGCGAGATCCTGCTCGAGACCCTGGACCGGATGGACCTGTTGCTCGACCGGCTGTCCACCCCGGTACGGAAAGCGTTCCTCATGTCACAGCTCGACGGGCTTCGCTATGCCTGCATCGCCCGGCAGATGGGCGTTTCGGAACGCACCGTCAAGCGCTACATGCAACAGGCTTACAGGCAATGCCTCGCGGCGCTGCTCTGA
- a CDS encoding type II toxin-antitoxin system prevent-host-death family antitoxin: MTEVTIRDLRDQGGKVLERVERGEVLTVTRDGRPVAELRPLPRRPVPVETLLSRWRGLPAVDPEHLRADLESLLDSSL, translated from the coding sequence ATGACCGAGGTGACCATAAGGGACTTGCGCGACCAAGGCGGCAAAGTGCTTGAACGAGTCGAGCGCGGCGAAGTGCTGACGGTGACGCGCGATGGCCGGCCCGTGGCGGAGCTGCGGCCGCTGCCGCGACGACCCGTACCGGTAGAGACCCTGCTGAGTCGTTGGCGCGGGCTGCCGGCGGTCGATCCGGAGCACCTGCGTGCGGACCTCGAAAGTCTCCTGGATTCCTCGCTGTAA
- a CDS encoding HigA family addiction module antitoxin, translated as MLSAGDRNRAPDVVVARDDADIDDAGLHGRELSSKDNLSLSLVSWCPKYLPRSSADIRRARLLRDAQHPTLAALSQTSGHVGLPLMAMHNPPHPGEFISEVYLAPHGMSGRALAARLGVAPSTLSRVLTGASGISPEMALRLSKCLGRTPESWLAMQCAHDLWKARRETDLRQVSRVRR; from the coding sequence GTGCTCTCCGCGGGCGATCGCAACCGTGCGCCGGACGTAGTCGTCGCGCGAGATGATGCCGACATTGATGACGCTGGGCTTCATGGCAGAGAGTTATCATCTAAAGATAACCTCAGCCTATCACTGGTTAGCTGGTGTCCCAAGTATTTGCCTCGGAGTTCCGCAGATATCCGGCGTGCCCGCTTGTTGCGTGATGCGCAACACCCTACACTCGCGGCGTTGAGCCAAACTTCCGGACACGTGGGACTACCACTGATGGCCATGCACAACCCTCCCCACCCCGGCGAGTTTATCTCCGAGGTCTACCTCGCTCCCCACGGGATGAGCGGGAGAGCGCTGGCTGCGCGGCTGGGCGTGGCGCCCTCGACGCTGAGCCGGGTGCTCACCGGTGCCAGCGGGATTAGTCCCGAGATGGCGTTGCGGCTGTCCAAGTGCCTGGGCCGCACGCCTGAGAGCTGGCTGGCCATGCAGTGCGCCCATGACCTGTGGAAGGCGCGCCGGGAGACGGACCTGCGGCAGGTTTCGCGGGTGCGCCGCTAA